The Streptomyces sp. NBC_01275 genome has a segment encoding these proteins:
- a CDS encoding FAD-binding oxidoreductase produces MHQPPQGALVRRGDEAYEEARLDAVWNARKPHRHPAVVVRAENEQDVVAAVRLARAEGLTVGIRSGGHSWVGNGVRDGGMLLDLSLLQDISVDPLAGTASVQPAAKGPALLQALAPYGLFFPTGHAPTVGLGGFLLGGGYGWDSRHLGPACLSIEAVDVVLADGTLVHATDATHPALLWAARGSGPGFFGVVTRFHLALHDAPERILRTVHTYPLALRDEVLAWTYDTLELLPPEVEFSAKVGWGSGGLPPEQHGTPGLDRPTVSVTATAFAHGDADPLAALEDAPFRGHALRALVGAPTTMAELYDHADRMNPAGLRWALDGIWTDGPVDEILAAARPLLDSLPGAPSHVLWMLWGGFPERADACWSSQAKLYLSPNAGWTDPAEDLVHEQWAHGELAAIQHLSKGLQFSDNNLADRPDHGLRPEHATRLEEIRAVYDPDGLFHTYMTPRESTTAYAAAARTAAAAARTR; encoded by the coding sequence ATGCACCAACCGCCCCAGGGCGCCCTCGTCCGCCGCGGTGACGAGGCCTACGAAGAGGCCCGGCTGGACGCCGTCTGGAACGCGCGCAAGCCGCACCGCCACCCCGCGGTCGTCGTACGCGCCGAGAACGAGCAGGACGTCGTCGCCGCGGTCCGCCTCGCCCGCGCCGAGGGCCTGACCGTCGGCATCCGCTCCGGCGGCCACAGCTGGGTCGGCAACGGCGTGCGCGACGGCGGCATGCTCCTCGACCTCTCCCTGTTGCAGGACATCTCCGTCGACCCCCTGGCCGGCACCGCGAGCGTGCAGCCCGCCGCCAAGGGCCCGGCCCTCCTCCAAGCCCTCGCCCCCTACGGCCTGTTCTTCCCCACCGGCCACGCTCCCACCGTCGGTCTCGGCGGCTTTCTTCTCGGCGGCGGCTACGGCTGGGACTCACGCCACCTCGGCCCCGCCTGTCTGAGCATCGAGGCCGTCGACGTCGTCCTCGCCGACGGCACCCTGGTGCACGCCACCGACGCCACCCACCCCGCACTGCTGTGGGCGGCCCGCGGCAGCGGCCCCGGCTTCTTCGGCGTCGTCACCCGCTTCCACCTCGCCCTGCACGACGCCCCCGAGCGCATCCTGCGCACCGTCCACACCTACCCCCTGGCCCTGCGCGACGAGGTGCTGGCCTGGACGTACGACACGCTCGAACTGCTGCCGCCGGAAGTCGAGTTCTCGGCGAAGGTCGGGTGGGGGTCCGGGGGCCTGCCCCCGGAACAGCACGGCACGCCCGGACTGGACCGGCCGACCGTCTCCGTCACGGCCACCGCCTTCGCCCACGGCGACGCCGACCCGCTCGCCGCGCTGGAGGACGCGCCCTTCCGCGGGCACGCCCTGCGCGCGCTCGTCGGCGCCCCGACGACCATGGCGGAGCTCTACGACCACGCGGACCGGATGAACCCGGCCGGGCTGCGCTGGGCCCTCGACGGGATCTGGACCGACGGCCCGGTGGACGAGATCCTGGCCGCCGCCCGCCCCCTGCTCGACTCGCTGCCGGGCGCCCCCAGCCATGTCCTGTGGATGCTGTGGGGCGGCTTCCCGGAGCGCGCCGACGCCTGCTGGTCCAGCCAGGCCAAGCTCTACCTCTCGCCCAACGCGGGCTGGACCGACCCGGCCGAGGACCTCGTCCACGAACAGTGGGCGCACGGCGAACTCGCGGCGATCCAGCACCTGTCGAAGGGGCTGCAGTTCTCCGACAACAACCTCGCCGACCGCCCCGACCACGGACTCCGCCCGGAGCACGCCACCCGCCTGGAGGAGATCCGGGCCGTCTACGACCCCGACGGTCTGTTCCACACGTACATGACGCCCCGGGAGTCCACCACCGCCTACGCGGCAGCGGCCCGGACGGCGGCGGCAGCGGCCCGGACGCGCTGA
- a CDS encoding amidohydrolase, with product MTDSALHGPVAAVPSPGCPPPHPAPRAPGVRLPEGSCDAHCHVFGPAGVFPYAAERTFTPLDAPKEQLCALHAHLGLSRAVVVQSSCHGRDHRVLLDALAAGGGRLRGVALVGEATSRAEVEELHRAGVRGFRLNFLPHLRTPPTRAEIDAVLDRVTDLGWVAQLHVRGVDLPAVEDLVRALPGRVVVDHIGRVDLDAGRESPAVRSLRELLDTGDVWVKVSGVDRVSRQGPPYADAVELAASLVAHAPERVVWGTDYPHVNIVGEAPDDGLLVDLLERIAPDPAHLRRLMVDNPAELFDFGPSVDSSWNNGVSDLSPPTSVGRDGRYFDDSSLEGKKCRQ from the coding sequence GTGACTGACTCCGCCCTCCACGGGCCGGTCGCCGCCGTTCCCTCGCCCGGCTGCCCGCCGCCGCACCCCGCACCTCGCGCGCCCGGGGTTCGCCTGCCGGAGGGGAGTTGTGACGCGCACTGTCATGTGTTCGGGCCGGCCGGGGTCTTTCCGTACGCGGCCGAGCGGACGTTCACGCCGCTCGACGCCCCCAAGGAGCAACTGTGCGCGCTCCATGCCCACTTGGGGCTCAGCCGGGCCGTGGTCGTGCAGTCGTCCTGCCATGGGCGCGATCACCGGGTGCTGCTGGACGCCCTCGCGGCGGGGGGCGGGCGGTTGCGCGGGGTGGCCCTGGTCGGGGAGGCGACGAGTCGGGCCGAGGTCGAGGAGTTGCACCGGGCGGGAGTACGGGGGTTTCGGCTCAACTTCCTTCCCCATCTGCGGACTCCGCCGACCCGCGCCGAGATCGACGCCGTGCTCGACCGGGTGACGGACCTCGGCTGGGTCGCCCAGCTGCATGTGCGGGGCGTGGACCTGCCCGCCGTGGAGGACCTCGTCCGTGCCCTGCCCGGCCGGGTGGTGGTCGACCACATCGGGCGGGTCGACCTCGACGCGGGGCGGGAGAGCCCGGCCGTGCGCAGCCTGCGGGAGCTGCTCGACACCGGTGACGTGTGGGTCAAGGTCAGCGGCGTCGACCGGGTCTCCCGGCAGGGGCCGCCGTACGCCGACGCCGTGGAACTCGCCGCGTCCCTCGTCGCGCACGCGCCCGAGCGGGTGGTGTGGGGGACCGACTATCCGCACGTCAACATCGTCGGCGAGGCCCCCGACGACGGCCTGCTCGTGGACCTTCTCGAGCGCATCGCCCCCGACCCCGCCCACCTGAGGCGGCTGATGGTCGACAACCCCGCCGAGCTCTTCGACTTCGGCCCCTCGGTCGACAGCTCCTGGAACAACGGCGTCTCTGACCTCTCTCCGCCAACTAGTGTCGGCAGAGATGGCAGATATTTCGATGACTCATCTCTTGAAGGCAAAAAGTGTCGACAGTAG
- a CDS encoding ABC transporter substrate-binding protein: MDTSRIARRRAVLALSACVVVLSLTTTACGGDSAADATSADGKAKITVLRSNGAIFEPLYIAEQQGYFEAAGLDVTIKAGAQDTSQNAPSVLNGEAQFAMTDSSGFLKGAAQDMPIRIVTGLQSATTRTAPTDGLLVKEKSEITSFADLEGRTVGISALGGTIQFICEYLVQKAGGDPSKVKFVALPTTSLTDAATSGKTDAIFSFGPFYAAAQESGLRTVGNGMNDLPGMVQGVLFSSQKYLAANGDTAKKFIDAVAQAIAYANAHPAAVKAIDKKYTQAPAAYIDAHDINYYDKNLDTTVMRTVIEKMHEFDLLDKEPADDAVYWDEAPTVTGAE; encoded by the coding sequence ATGGACACCTCGAGAATCGCGCGGCGGCGTGCCGTCCTCGCGCTCAGCGCCTGCGTCGTCGTCCTGTCCCTGACCACCACCGCCTGCGGCGGCGACTCGGCCGCAGACGCCACGAGCGCCGACGGGAAGGCGAAGATCACGGTCCTGCGCTCCAACGGCGCGATCTTCGAGCCGCTCTACATAGCCGAGCAGCAGGGCTACTTCGAGGCCGCCGGCCTGGACGTCACCATCAAGGCCGGCGCGCAGGACACCTCGCAGAACGCGCCGTCCGTCCTCAACGGCGAGGCCCAGTTCGCGATGACGGACAGCTCCGGCTTCCTCAAGGGCGCCGCCCAGGACATGCCGATCCGGATCGTCACCGGTCTGCAGTCCGCCACGACGAGGACCGCGCCCACCGACGGTCTCCTGGTGAAGGAGAAGAGCGAGATCACGTCGTTCGCGGACCTGGAGGGCAGGACCGTCGGCATCTCGGCGCTCGGCGGCACCATCCAGTTCATCTGCGAGTACCTCGTCCAGAAGGCCGGCGGCGACCCCTCGAAGGTCAAGTTCGTCGCCCTGCCCACCACCTCGCTGACCGACGCCGCCACCTCCGGCAAGACGGACGCGATCTTCTCCTTCGGCCCGTTCTACGCGGCGGCCCAGGAGAGCGGGCTGCGCACCGTCGGCAACGGCATGAACGACCTGCCCGGAATGGTCCAGGGCGTGCTGTTCTCCAGCCAGAAGTACCTCGCGGCGAACGGCGACACCGCGAAGAAGTTCATCGACGCCGTCGCCCAGGCCATCGCCTACGCCAACGCCCACCCCGCGGCCGTCAAGGCGATCGACAAGAAGTACACCCAGGCGCCGGCCGCCTACATCGACGCACACGACATCAACTACTACGACAAGAACCTCGACACCACCGTGATGCGCACCGTCATCGAGAAGATGCACGAGTTCGACCTGCTCGACAAAGAGCCCGCGGACGACGCCGTCTACTGGGACGAGGCGCCGACCGTCACCGGTGCGGAGTAG
- a CDS encoding SDR family NAD(P)-dependent oxidoreductase yields MLRDTPEPHPDPHPRPHSDPRPGRLAGKVAVIGGAGSVGPGWGNGRAAAVLFAREGAAVYLTDRDKDALEVTAEQVRAEGGAVRTDLLDVTEPDAVRAYFEETAARAGRIDVLVNNVGGSRPGGVAELSEEDWDGQLRTNLTSAFLACKHVVPVMRRGGGGAIVNTASCSGLRWTGAAQVGYAAAKAAVIQLSRVTAVQYAPDGIRVNTVVPGQLHTPMVEARLAGQRAGGDVTGLLADRQARIPLGFMGDGRDTAYAALFLACDEARFVTGTEIVVDGGMTARCD; encoded by the coding sequence GTGCTCCGAGACACGCCAGAACCCCACCCCGATCCCCACCCCCGTCCGCATTCCGACCCCCGTCCCGGCCGGCTCGCCGGAAAGGTCGCCGTCATCGGCGGCGCCGGCAGCGTCGGTCCCGGCTGGGGCAACGGACGGGCCGCCGCCGTGCTCTTCGCCCGTGAGGGCGCCGCCGTGTATCTGACCGACCGCGACAAGGACGCGCTGGAGGTCACCGCCGAGCAGGTCCGCGCCGAGGGCGGCGCCGTCCGCACGGATCTGCTGGACGTCACCGAACCGGACGCCGTCCGGGCCTACTTCGAGGAGACGGCCGCCCGGGCCGGCCGCATCGACGTCCTGGTCAACAACGTGGGCGGCTCCCGGCCCGGCGGGGTGGCGGAGCTGAGCGAGGAGGACTGGGACGGTCAGCTGCGGACCAACCTGACCAGCGCCTTCCTCGCCTGCAAGCACGTCGTCCCGGTCATGCGGCGCGGCGGCGGAGGGGCGATCGTCAACACCGCCTCCTGCTCAGGACTGCGCTGGACCGGAGCCGCGCAGGTGGGCTACGCGGCGGCCAAGGCGGCGGTCATCCAGCTGTCCCGGGTCACCGCCGTGCAGTACGCGCCGGACGGCATCCGGGTGAACACCGTCGTGCCCGGTCAGCTGCACACCCCGATGGTCGAGGCCCGTCTCGCCGGGCAGCGCGCGGGCGGCGACGTCACCGGACTCCTCGCCGACCGCCAGGCCCGCATCCCGCTCGGCTTCATGGGGGACGGCCGCGACACGGCGTACGCCGCCCTCTTCCTGGCCTGCGACGAGGCGCGGTTCGTCACCGGCACCGAGATCGTCGTGGACGGTGGAATGACGGCCCGCTGTGACTGA